A genomic stretch from Plasmodium reichenowi strain SY57 chromosome 4, whole genome shotgun sequence includes:
- a CDS encoding hypothetical protein (conserved Plasmodium protein, unknown function), translated as MCAMNVNLDEVHIQLICSDDKHIYNNVKEENKKKLKEIIKRVYIGNSEDSKNALLLNNTHITHIIIIRCSKEDYTTRIIFPHKFEYYIIDLKKELDFTKCSHFKFLLDEILFENSKNKVFIHSYFCIKNILSLLIFYIVTTLKYDIQYVISYIKKIVTNFEISHEDINKIYYFTKRHQLTYYPGEYTKYVDILDNKQC; from the exons ATGTGTGCTATGAACGTAAATTTGGATGAAGTACACATTCAATTAATTTGTTCAGATGATaagcatatatataataatgtaaaagaagaaaataaaaaaaaacttaaagaaataattaaaaGAGTATATATTGGAAATTCGGAAGATTCCAAAAAtgcattattattaaacaATACTCACATCACGc atattattattataagatGTTCTAAGGAGGATTATACAACTAGAATCATTTTTCCCcat AAATTCGAATATTACATTATcgatttaaaaaaagaattagaTTTCACAAAATGTTCTCATTTTAAATTTCTTCTTGAcgaaatattatttgaaaataGTAAGAACAAAGTATTTATTCATAG ttatttttgtataaagaatatattatccttactaatattttatattgtaACCACTTTGAAATATGACATCCAATATGTCATTTcgtatattaaaaaaattgtaacCAATTTTGAAATATCCCATG aagatataaataaaatatattattttaccAAAAGACATCAACTCACATATTACCCAGG GGAGTATACCAAATATGTTGATATTTTGGATAATAAACAATgttaa